Proteins encoded by one window of Chondromyces crocatus:
- a CDS encoding collagen-like protein — protein MRASVLLAGLLALSASLPACSSDDLPADAECVKDAECSGAGAVCLSNKCFQFVADCAQCAGETCTDRCLAGVPGPPGVAGATGPAGPEGAQGTPGEAGPAGAQGADGSTGPQGEPGPAGPVGPTGQAGAPGSMGPMGPAGPQGAAGPQGPAGPAGATGAQGPAGATGAQGPAGPSGATGAQGPAGTVGAQGPAGVAGPAGPMGPAGPTGPAGAGAPGPQGAPGQPGPPGTLYGEEAALFVGFTSTQMEGAVGSREQMHAICSAQYVGSHFCHVAEYYGAGAASPVPASGAWVDSSGAISVSSGTVYSLSTLTGPRSGRNSSSNDSANCANWTSNTYQSGQYTYNASGMTVSVGGPQTGLCNAARPLACCATPYREAFAGFSSASTVGEAGGRESMHARCANEFTGSHMCHAAEYARATPTTLPPAEGAWLDSSSYFANNTVYTISGLGSMDGGRMAGRSDSSNCANWTSNTYQSGQYTYNSSGLTATRTGFSTNLCNVARPVACCY, from the coding sequence ATGCGAGCTTCCGTTCTGCTTGCCGGGCTCCTTGCGCTCTCTGCCTCGCTCCCGGCGTGCTCCTCCGACGACCTCCCCGCCGATGCCGAGTGCGTCAAAGACGCCGAGTGTTCAGGGGCGGGCGCGGTCTGCCTGTCGAACAAATGCTTCCAGTTCGTTGCCGATTGCGCGCAGTGTGCCGGAGAGACCTGCACCGATCGGTGTCTCGCAGGCGTCCCCGGCCCGCCTGGAGTCGCGGGGGCCACGGGCCCTGCGGGACCTGAAGGGGCGCAGGGAACGCCGGGCGAGGCAGGTCCAGCCGGCGCGCAAGGAGCCGACGGCAGCACGGGGCCGCAAGGGGAGCCGGGCCCTGCCGGGCCAGTGGGGCCGACGGGTCAGGCAGGAGCTCCGGGCAGCATGGGCCCCATGGGACCGGCGGGACCGCAGGGCGCCGCTGGTCCGCAAGGGCCGGCGGGACCGGCCGGAGCGACGGGCGCGCAAGGGCCCGCGGGAGCGACGGGTGCGCAAGGGCCTGCAGGACCGAGCGGAGCGACGGGCGCGCAAGGGCCGGCTGGCACGGTGGGTGCGCAGGGGCCTGCCGGCGTGGCGGGTCCAGCCGGCCCCATGGGCCCTGCGGGACCGACAGGACCTGCGGGCGCTGGCGCGCCAGGGCCACAAGGAGCTCCGGGGCAGCCCGGGCCGCCTGGAACTCTCTACGGTGAGGAAGCGGCGCTCTTCGTGGGCTTCACCTCGACCCAGATGGAGGGCGCGGTGGGAAGCCGGGAGCAGATGCACGCGATCTGCTCGGCGCAGTACGTCGGCAGCCACTTCTGCCATGTCGCGGAGTACTACGGAGCCGGCGCGGCATCACCCGTCCCCGCCTCGGGCGCCTGGGTCGACAGCAGCGGGGCCATCAGCGTATCGAGCGGGACCGTTTACTCGCTGAGCACACTGACTGGCCCACGGAGCGGCCGAAACAGCAGCTCCAATGACTCCGCGAACTGCGCCAACTGGACGTCGAACACCTACCAGTCGGGCCAGTACACCTACAACGCCTCGGGCATGACGGTGTCCGTGGGCGGCCCGCAGACGGGGCTCTGCAATGCGGCCCGACCGCTGGCCTGCTGCGCGACGCCCTACCGTGAAGCGTTCGCCGGATTCAGCAGCGCGTCGACCGTCGGGGAAGCGGGAGGCCGCGAGTCCATGCACGCCCGCTGCGCGAACGAGTTCACCGGAAGCCACATGTGCCACGCCGCAGAGTATGCGCGCGCCACGCCGACCACCCTGCCCCCCGCAGAAGGCGCATGGCTGGACAGCTCGTCGTATTTTGCGAACAACACCGTGTACACGATCAGCGGCCTCGGCAGCATGGATGGAGGCCGGATGGCAGGACGAAGCGACTCCTCGAACTGCGCCAACTGGACGTCGAACACCTACCAGTCAGGCCAGTACACCTACAATTCCTCGGGCCTGACCGCGACACGCACGGGCTTCTCGACGAACCTGTGCAACGTCGCCCGCCCCGTCGCCTGCTGCTACTGA
- a CDS encoding CotH kinase family protein, with translation MRHPRLPLATIALVLGALPALGCSDDSGDPTDGKTNSTTTTEPEPAALCQPSGGGPHWLLEGETVIFQVGCATDMVLPDDAFEVTSLPEGATYDATKREVAFSPGFDQAAVYEVEIHVAETSETAQVKIGVADAWDHPSNVPVVDPTRYTEEYGLPVLFLQQRPVTDEYVANTFIYRGHTYTAEAKLRGASSLGYPKNSYTLKFSKQDRFQEPDEADGFTNKRKIVLTTPFDDNSYVRQRLAYDLWNRLDPGHVQIQTYSAVVYIEGEYWGLYTVGDHVDKDLMEQHGFWDDGNLYKAINHDANFDTRASGGGPKGALHAGYEKKEGFPEEGEPGAFSDLEELVQFVATSDAATFRSQIGSRIDRRDYENWWIFVTFIKGSDSAGKNSYHYRDPRSNGVFRFMPWDFNESFGQTWQSERTGASEVIEYRNMNRLFDRFLEEPSIAGPLKARYAEVLHGVYSESAVQALVDGYIARIDTSARRDEQKWGQAYQTYGGWAWRNNFTTYEEEVAYLKAWISERWRFQDALY, from the coding sequence ATGCGACACCCCCGCTTGCCTCTCGCGACGATCGCCCTGGTCCTCGGAGCGCTGCCCGCGCTCGGGTGCTCCGACGATTCAGGTGACCCCACCGACGGCAAGACGAACAGCACCACCACCACGGAGCCCGAACCGGCGGCCCTCTGTCAGCCCTCGGGAGGCGGTCCCCACTGGTTGCTCGAAGGGGAGACGGTCATCTTCCAGGTCGGCTGCGCGACGGACATGGTGCTGCCCGACGACGCCTTCGAGGTCACCTCCTTGCCCGAGGGCGCGACCTACGACGCCACGAAACGCGAGGTCGCCTTCTCGCCCGGGTTCGACCAGGCCGCGGTCTACGAGGTCGAGATCCACGTCGCAGAGACGTCGGAGACCGCGCAGGTGAAGATCGGCGTCGCCGACGCCTGGGACCACCCGTCGAACGTGCCCGTGGTGGATCCCACCCGGTACACCGAGGAGTACGGCCTTCCCGTGCTCTTCCTGCAGCAGCGCCCGGTGACCGACGAGTACGTCGCCAACACGTTCATCTACCGCGGCCATACCTACACGGCCGAAGCCAAGCTGCGCGGCGCCTCGTCGCTCGGCTACCCGAAGAACAGCTACACGCTGAAGTTCTCGAAGCAGGACCGGTTCCAGGAGCCCGACGAGGCCGATGGCTTCACCAACAAGCGCAAGATCGTGCTCACCACCCCCTTCGACGACAACTCGTACGTGCGCCAGCGGCTGGCCTACGATCTCTGGAACCGCCTCGATCCAGGCCACGTGCAGATCCAGACGTACAGCGCCGTGGTCTACATCGAGGGCGAGTACTGGGGGCTCTACACCGTCGGAGATCACGTCGACAAGGACCTGATGGAGCAGCACGGCTTCTGGGACGACGGGAACCTCTACAAGGCGATCAACCACGACGCGAACTTCGACACGCGGGCGAGCGGCGGTGGCCCGAAGGGCGCGCTGCACGCCGGCTACGAGAAAAAGGAAGGCTTCCCCGAAGAGGGCGAGCCGGGCGCGTTCTCCGACCTGGAGGAGCTGGTGCAGTTCGTGGCGACCTCCGACGCGGCGACGTTCCGGTCGCAGATCGGGTCGCGCATCGACCGGCGCGACTACGAGAACTGGTGGATCTTCGTCACGTTCATCAAGGGCAGCGATTCCGCTGGCAAGAACAGCTACCATTACCGCGATCCCCGCTCGAATGGCGTGTTCCGCTTCATGCCCTGGGACTTCAACGAGAGCTTCGGCCAGACCTGGCAGTCGGAGCGCACGGGCGCGTCGGAGGTGATCGAGTACCGGAACATGAACCGGCTGTTCGACCGGTTCCTGGAGGAGCCCTCGATTGCAGGCCCTTTGAAGGCGCGCTACGCCGAGGTGCTGCACGGCGTCTACTCGGAGAGCGCGGTGCAAGCGCTGGTCGACGGCTACATCGCCCGGATCGACACGAGCGCGCGGCGCGACGAGCAGAAGTGGGGTCAGGCGTACCAGACCTACGGCGGCTGGGCGTGGCGGAACAACTTCACCACCTACGAGGAGGAGGTCGCCTACCTGAAGGCGTGGATCTCCGAGCGGTGGCGCTTCCAGGACGCGCTGTACTGA
- a CDS encoding ribosome-binding factor A, with translation MGDDPFTGMVASKAERKERQLCRQAHEALSEALATLNDSILLEVWVAAVEPAPDGSRLAVIVQAPRGAPLDEVKERLERVAGYLRSEVASAIHRKRAPTLVFQVMPP, from the coding sequence ATGGGAGACGATCCCTTCACGGGGATGGTGGCGAGCAAGGCGGAGCGCAAGGAACGGCAGCTCTGCCGCCAGGCGCATGAAGCCTTGAGTGAGGCCCTCGCCACGCTGAATGACAGCATCTTGCTGGAGGTCTGGGTGGCCGCGGTGGAGCCGGCCCCGGACGGGAGCCGCCTCGCGGTGATCGTCCAGGCGCCACGGGGAGCTCCGCTCGACGAGGTGAAAGAGCGTCTCGAGCGGGTCGCAGGATACCTGCGCTCCGAGGTCGCCTCCGCCATCCACCGCAAGCGGGCACCGACGCTGGTCTTCCAGGTCATGCCGCCGTAG
- a CDS encoding NADP-dependent oxidoreductase has product MSTRAARVHSYDVLQRVRVEDAPDPVAGAGEVLLDVAAAGVNPIDWKIVEGYLKDLLGDRFPLTPGVEVCGTVAALGEGVEDLALGDTVFGLIGLTGGYATRIAVPARFLAPKPRSLSHLEAGASAAAALTAFQAVHELGKLTPGQRVLVHAAAGGVGSFAVQMARIAGAEVIGVTSAGNEAYVLGLGASRVIDYRTERFENLVAEVDLVLDLVGGDTLERSWDVLKPGGLLVSAISPPDPARAAAVGARGIHLVSRSDSAQLREIGGLFDSGKLRLTLAGVFPLDEVVQALEISKAGRVRGKLVLDTRS; this is encoded by the coding sequence GTGAGCACGAGAGCCGCGAGGGTCCATTCCTATGATGTTCTGCAGCGCGTGCGCGTCGAGGACGCCCCCGATCCCGTCGCGGGAGCTGGAGAGGTCCTCCTCGATGTCGCCGCGGCGGGCGTCAACCCGATCGACTGGAAGATCGTCGAGGGGTATCTGAAAGACCTGCTCGGAGATCGGTTCCCGCTGACCCCGGGCGTGGAGGTCTGCGGCACGGTCGCCGCGCTCGGGGAAGGCGTCGAGGACCTCGCCCTCGGCGACACCGTCTTCGGCTTGATCGGCCTGACGGGCGGGTATGCGACGCGCATCGCCGTGCCCGCCAGGTTCCTCGCGCCCAAGCCCCGGAGTCTGTCGCACCTCGAAGCAGGCGCGTCCGCGGCAGCGGCGTTGACGGCCTTCCAGGCGGTCCACGAGCTGGGGAAGCTCACACCCGGGCAGCGCGTCCTGGTCCACGCCGCCGCGGGCGGGGTCGGCAGCTTCGCCGTGCAGATGGCGCGAATCGCAGGGGCCGAGGTCATCGGCGTCACCTCGGCCGGGAACGAGGCCTACGTGCTCGGTCTCGGCGCATCGCGGGTGATCGACTACCGGACCGAGCGGTTCGAGAACCTCGTCGCCGAGGTCGATCTGGTGCTCGACCTGGTCGGGGGGGACACGCTGGAGCGGTCCTGGGACGTGCTGAAGCCCGGAGGCCTGCTCGTCTCCGCGATCAGCCCCCCGGATCCAGCGCGCGCCGCGGCGGTGGGCGCGCGGGGGATCCACCTCGTGTCCCGCTCCGACAGCGCCCAGCTCCGCGAGATCGGCGGCCTGTTCGACAGCGGGAAGCTCCGGTTGACGCTCGCTGGCGTCTTCCCGCTCGATGAGGTCGTCCAGGCGCTCGAGATCAGCAAAGCGGGGCGCGTCCGCGGTAAGCTCGTGCTCGACACCCGAAGTTGA